In one window of Kosmotoga pacifica DNA:
- a CDS encoding RbsD/FucU family protein: MLKNIPKVISPDLMAVLMKMGHGDEIVLADGNFPAESFGPQVVRADGLGIPELLDAILNFLPLDTFVDENVILMDNGKEEKPPIWEDYKRILEASGEKIKLKTVDRFEFYNLAKKAYCIVATSETALYANVILKKGVVEI, encoded by the coding sequence ATGTTGAAAAATATTCCAAAGGTAATCTCTCCTGACCTGATGGCTGTACTCATGAAAATGGGACATGGAGATGAGATCGTTTTGGCAGACGGGAATTTTCCGGCTGAATCTTTCGGTCCCCAGGTCGTCAGGGCCGATGGCCTTGGAATTCCAGAACTTCTAGACGCAATCTTAAACTTTCTCCCATTAGATACTTTTGTGGACGAAAACGTTATTCTTATGGACAACGGGAAAGAAGAGAAACCGCCTATTTGGGAAGATTACAAAAGGATTCTCGAGGCGTCTGGCGAAAAGATAAAACTGAAAACGGTAGATAGATTCGAATTTTACAACCTGGCTAAGAAAGCATATTGTATAGTAGCCACAAGCGAAACCGCATTGTATGCAAACGTCATACTCAAAAAAGGAGTGGTAGAAATTTAA